The following are encoded in a window of Schistocerca nitens isolate TAMUIC-IGC-003100 chromosome 9, iqSchNite1.1, whole genome shotgun sequence genomic DNA:
- the LOC126203515 gene encoding trypsin-1-like: MQRLALFLVCLLGSALALPSQAFLGRKASGRIIGGINADIADYPWQVSFQKLGSHNCGASIISSSWVLTAAHCVDGLSLSWMSFRVGSSIRESGGSVLQASSGFMHSKYDSDTVDYDIAVVQVSGSLLGSNAQAVGLPSDGYDPAGGLAVTVTGWGYTSTGGPVADILQKVDISIVDRNRCRSIFAEINTVTDRMVCAGQAGQSVCNGDSGGPLVSGNMQVGIVSWGARICEARPAVYSNVGNLRSWIRSAAGV, translated from the exons ATGCAGCGCCTCGCTCTCTTCTTGGTGTGCCTGCTGGGTTCTGCCTTGGCACTGCCCTCCCAGGCCTTTCTGGGAAGGAAGGCTTCAGGCCGCATCATTGGGGGAATAAACGCGGACATTGCCGACTACCCGTGGCAGGTGTCCTTCCAGAAGTTGGGTTCGCACAACTGTGGAGCGTCCATCATCAGCTCCAGCTGGGTCCTGACGGCGGCCCACTGCGTGGACGGCCTCAGCCTCTCATGGATGAGTTTCCGGGTCGGCAGCTCAATCCGCGAGAGCGGAGGCTCCGTCCTGCAGGCGTCTTCTGGCTTTATGCACAGCAAATATGACAGCGACACAGTTGACTATGATATTGCCGTTGTTCAG GTATCCGGTTCGCTGCTCGGCAGCAACGCTCAGGCGGTGGGCCTGCCCTCTGACGGCTACGACCCGGCAGGTGGTCTGGCGGTGACGGTGACCGGCTGGGGATACACCAGCACTGGAGGACCTGTAGCCGACATCCTTCAGAAGGTCGACATCAGCATCGTGGACCGCAACAGGTGCAGAAGCATCTTCGCCGAAATTAACACTGTGACCGACCGCATGGTGTGCGCTGGTCAGGCCGGCCAGAGCGTCTGCAACGGCGACTCTGGCGGCCCCCTGGTCAGCGGAAACATGCAAGTGGGCATCGTCTCCTGGGGGGCGAGGATCTGCGAGGCTAGGCCGGCAGTCTACTCCAATGTCGGCAACCTGCGCTCCTGGATTCGCTCTGCAGCTGGTGTCTGA